tataagaagagaagattctcaagaataaacaaactaggtgcaatcaaagtttcaacaaccgttagtcaatcaaatcaattgaaaattaataacactgcaattatctagtttcccaccaacggtactcgtagagcttattgatcccacagaagtctttaaacgagcggtcgtaagagatttcacctaattaggatactttcgtcTCCGAGTGACTACTTGGACATTATCAAGGAAAAATATCTTTTCTGGAACAGAACTGCTGGAACAGATCATTTCTTTACTGCTTGCCATGGCTGGGTATGTGCTTCTCCTGTtctgtaggatcgagcaagagagaggagtgCACAAACGAAAGCAAATAAatgactacattgataatcagtttgatGTATAATTCTTTTGGCtcaatagcctacttatagtctcacaaacttgatgatcactcaaagtattttcctaataaaatcaaactctaaataaagcacacttctcAAGTTTGCTCGACTTCCAAATATGACACAGTGTGTCAACAACGTATGTTGATCCACCCAGACCGTGCCAACAATACTTATTGATCCATGCACTGTGTCAACAACACTTGTTGACCCACGAACCAAACCactatatcttggtttaacttccaacatgtTCTCTTACGTTCTTCTTCGTCTTTGAAGTTCTAGCATTCTGACCGAATTTATTTTCTTAGGCCCCGATATTGACAAGATCATTTATGAGTGGATGCATAAGAGCTTTCTGTAATTCTGATGTCAATGAAGATCTCGTGTTAGGAAATGCTGTCGCTCTTGCTGAAACATTGGTTCTTTCAGAACATGCCCTTCTTAAAGATATAGGAGGGAACATTCCTTCAGATAGACAAACTCTGGCTTTCTTCGCAGGAAATCTACACAAATATCTCCGGCCCATCCTACTAGCATTCTGGGAGAATAAAGACCCTGACATGCAAATCTATGGCAAGATGAATAAAACTGTCACCGGAGAAATGGATTACATCCAACGCATGAAGACGAGCAAGTACTGCATTTCTGCCAAAGGATATGAGGTGGCTAGTCCAATGGTCGTTGAGGCCATCTTTTTCGAGTGTGTCCCTGTGATTATATCTGATAACTATGTTCTTCCGTTCTTTGAGGTTTTAGATTGGGAATCATTTGCGGTTTTTGTCGCGGAGAAAGATATTCCCAATTTGAAGGAGATACTCGCAATACCAGAGGAGAAGTATATAGAGATGCACAAGAGGGTGAAGATGGCGCAACAACATTTTCTTTGGCATATTGAACCGGTGAAGTATGACATCTTTCACATGACCCTTCATTCTATCTGGTACAATCGAGTTTTTCAAATTTAACGCTCGACAAGACTAGCTATATATTAAAAGTATTTGAGACACATTTCGATTCATTCGATAATTTAGATCGTGCAAAGAATTGCAAAGGTGGTAAACTTGTATTCCCttaatttcagaaaaaatgaaaATTGGCACCATGAAAaataaaagtatcatttttctgaaACCGCATAATATGTCATAACCATATCTCATGAGTTGTGCTGCTCATAAGTTACGCCCAAAATTAAATAAATTCCTATAATCGAAGAACATCATTTCTGAACcataaaagaagaaataaaaaacaaccaaaattttCTGTACGTTATTCAAGAAGGATAAAAAATTCCTATAACAGATCCCTATGGCATGAACTGTCAACCTCGTAAattaaaaattcttttttttttatccttcTTGAATGCCTGCAATCTCTAATTTTTGTTTGGTAAGACGTTGGTTCCTTTTCTCGATTGCAATAACTCCGTGATCTTGAACGAAAATTTGCTGTACGTGGACCACTATTTAAAATTTTCTTATTAACATTTCTCCGTGATGATGGAAACGAAGAACAAAGTAGCATGACAAGATTAAGTTGAGGAAGAAATGCTTATAAGAAAAAAGTTGAGGAAGAAAAAAATCAGATTGAGGAATTTTTTTGAAGAATTTTTTGACCTCCGGTGATCACTGGTTTTATCTTATTCGTTTTGTTCCCGCAACATTTTGGTGTTGATTGGGTAGGGTGTTACCTGCGTCCGGTGGTTATGCTCAGTAGTCAGTCCTATCCTCTATCGGCAGGTTAAAACTCTTTTGTTCGATCGGTTTTTCCCGTTGTTCAATAATTTTTTAAACCCCGTTCTTTTGCAAAACTGTTATGTCGCATGAAGTGTGATCATTTTGTAAATGATCATAGTTTTGTAGTTTGATTACAAAATGATCACACTTCATCCAAATAATGATTTTATGAGTGATCATATTTTTTCTTTAACTTGCTCACAAGAATCCTAACTTACTTTCTCTCAACATGATCTTTACAAATACAAAATATCCAACCCCCTTTACAATGAACCAAGGTCATTATTTATAGGTAAAACTAAGTAGTGGAGTACAGTTCATTTTACTTCGCCGGTAATCACACAATTCACGTGATTCTGCTTTATACTTCGTCCAAGCCATTTTCAATAAAGTTATTCCATTATTTTCACCGATAACTTCGGTAACTTGTCGGTACAGTTGTCCCATTTCTTGTGCAACAATTCATCTTCGTCTAGAGCTACTGTTTATTTCGTTTCATAGCTTCTTCTTCGTTAACTATCTTCTCGCTCAAGTATCTTTGTCTCGTCCGTTGGTTATCTATACATATTTCGCATATCTCTATTTAAGAAGGAATTCATACTTCGCATATCCAATATTCGTAAAAGCAACTCTGACACTTGATTTGACTGATCACTGACATTCCCTCTCGGGGTTGGTAAAATATTTTCTATTTAAGATTTATTTCGTGCAACCTCGTTCGACCACGTGGCAAGTAGGTTTTCTGTACCTCCAGCATGGAAGTGCTAGAATACCAAATATTACTATGACTGAGAAAAAACTATTTTGAAAGCTTAGTTTCACTTCACTCTGGTACTTCTGTGGAATAAGAAGAGGGGAAATCaaagaatcaatttgaaacatggtGATGAATAAGAAGAAGCCAATTAACATTGagtgtttttttttgtctttgcaAACATATCCGGTGTTTTATCTTGTTTTCCAATTAATTTTGGTAGAGAGCATGTAATGGAAATGAAAATCGTGTTCTATTTTTTGTTAAGGTGTCCTGGGGAATACACCCTCCAATATGAATATTGTCTACTTTTGATCATCGGTTCagtgcctagttagtaagttcgtgaatgattcgcgaatcattcacgaatttttccgtatcacgaattttaccgtcttattcgcgtacgtttgcaactccgaacccaagtcgtgtattatgtggcattcccggattattcgcgaatcgttcacgaattttacgtatcccgaatgatacgtccgtttacttcgccataaattctttagcttttacttttcaaagatcccactttttgggctttactgcctcccgagcatacacgaccgaatattagacgtgttgtaatttttatgaaacaaaaacgactgaagagatttgaaggtgaaggtgagagagatctcaaactcactaaccaagcatctaaaccaccatacgacgtcctcttggataactaatgttgtatatattattaatatcatcatattaagtttattttttctttaaataactcacacatatgcataaaaattggtatatgaccttataaatacaaattatttgttatatatagataccgaattttcagagccgaactcacatttataaatcgaattatacacgtacgtatgccgttccgaattactaacgaatcacgtcccgttgaccgaattttggaccgaatctggattttacaaaaccgtataatactcgtatatttgacgttccgtacgtttgccgaatcccgaattgctaactagggttcaGTGTATGATTCTTGTGGTCCTTCAGTCTTTTTCCAAATTCGTGTAAGAATATGTATGCAAGTACTGTCAAGTATTCCGGAAGAGGTGTACCAATTTTTCTTCCAATTAATTGGAATCTTACCTCACCTACTTTTCTTTTCGAAATATGGTTTCTCACCCACATGAAAAAATAAAGATATTTCATCGAATAATTGAAGCCACACTTATACATTCACTTTGACTGACCCACGGTCTacagagaagaaaatgaagagattGAAACCAATATAAAAATCCTAGCCAGCAACAACGTTGGATTGTTAAAGTCTATGGGTATCTAATTCAAAATCAATTGACAATGAGTAGAGTgatccttccatattatatttaaattaattaagcggattatagTGGTGTGGGACTATCTATCCTTTCACATGTCCTctcacacgtggacctacgtacgagTTACCAGTCCATTCGTAACAGGTGTACACAGGTGAGTGACTAAATCAGGAGGTAACACCTCGGCCAGTATCGGCACTGGCCTATATCCCGGGTGTACAAGTGACAAAATCGGTTAAACATTTCGGCCAGTAACTCAGTCTACACCTGACATACGCAGGTCTAGATCTGGGACTtaactctgataccatgttaaaatctgcgggcatccaactcaaattcaattggcaatgagtggagccgcacttccatattatatttaagttaattaagcggattatagcGATGTGAGTCTATTTATCCTTTCACAATAATCGAGAAAGGTAAAATAATATAGGCACTACCAGCCCAACAATACAAACAACCTTACGAAGGGAATGATTCAAAGAATTCATGTTATCCGATCCATGCTTTTGTGGATTACAATTGTTCTTCCTAATCGACTTGACGTAGGGAAGTGGTATACACTGTTAGAAATTCATGGACCTAACTAatctcgaaaaccggcttgcaagatTAGGATTGTCCAAGACTTATTAAGCATGGAACTTAGGTTAccctaggcgatgtggtactatttaacaccccCCTCAACGATTAGGGCTACACAGATGGAGTGTCACGGAAGCCACGGACACACACTGACGGGAAAACAGAGTGGTACGAAAATCATGGGCGCACACTGACGGGAATACAGAGTGGTACGAATTGAGAGGGGCCTGGCTCTAAAACCATGTTAGAAATTCATggacctaactaacctcgaaaaccggcttgcaaggttaggattGTCCAAGGCTTATTAAGCATGGAACCTAGGTTGCCCTAGgggatgtggtactatttaacataGACGTCAACAACGCTTATGTACTACACCGAGACCATATGGCTACTTCCATCTATAAATTAAAGGAATTCTATAACAACTCGAGAGAAGTAAGGAAAAATAGTAACTCTAAAGAAAATTCTGATAAGAAAAATTCTACATAGAGAAAAAGAGAATGGAGAGGAAACTCTATGAAGCATCAATGAGAGGTGACGTTACTTCACTAAAGGAGTTACTTGAAGAGGACCCTATGCTTCTTATTCGAGTGATTATTAGCTTCGAATATGAAAATCCTTTAGGCATAGCAGCTATGTGTGGTCATGTGGAGTTTGCTGCACAGATTCTACGTATGAAGCCTGAACTCGCCACCCATTCAGACCAAAAAGGGTTATGTCCTCTACATTTAGCTGCCCAAGGAAATAGTGTTTCCATGGTTAAAGTGCTAATTGAAGCAAATCCAGATGTTTGTGGCTTTACCGATCAAGACGGAAGAAGACCTTTACACTTAGCCGCCATGAAAGATCGAACTGAAATCGTGAAGATTTTAATTCAGAAACAGCCGAAAGCAATCCAAATGCTTTCTGAATATCGAAGTGAGACCATTTTACACTTATGCGTTAAGCATAACGGTTTGGATGCTCTGAAGCTCTTGGTGGATAAGCTGAGAAATCAACATGTCAATGAAGAATCTATATTCTTAGCATCCGAAGGTGAAAACAAAGGATCTATATCTGTCAACTCAAAGGACGCTGATGGTAACACAATATTGCATCTCGCTGTTGCAAGAAGAAACATGAAGGTAAGAGTGTACTTAGTTCACTCGTCTCAATACGTGATAAATTGTAAAGTTACTTATTCTAGTTGTATCGTGCATCAAATATTTACGCTTGAAATGTTTTGTGGGCAGATTATAAAATACTTGCTGAATAGTGACACAGGACTAGTTGAACAAAATGCTGTAAACAATAAGGGTTTCACGGCAATGGATATTTTGATAAAGAGTGATCAAAGAGAGTTAAAGGATATGGAAGTCCAAGATATTCTTCGAGAAGCTGGAGTTTTACAATCTGATGTCCTACAACAGTTCACAGGATCTCAGCAAGATGATCAGCTGCCAGAAAACCGTCCAAAAGATGAAATTAATATAACTAAAGGGAAGTACAAGCTTGATGAGAAGTATGAAGCATGGCTGAAGGACAATAAAAACTCACTAATGGTGGTATCGTCACTAATAGCTACTATGGCCTTTCAAGGTGCATTAAACCCACCCGGTGGTGTCTGGCAAGAAACTAAAGAACTCCATAATGATGGGAGTATTACTGCCGTAGATCCCAATTACAGTGTTACTGCTAATATATCTGAATATCGTAGTCTTATTGATCCTGATTTTCTTGGTTATTTATATGCTGGGTCAGCCGTGATGTCGCTTGAACACATGGTTGCTTATATAT
This portion of the Papaver somniferum cultivar HN1 chromosome 11, ASM357369v1, whole genome shotgun sequence genome encodes:
- the LOC113323739 gene encoding uncharacterized protein LOC113323739, whose amino-acid sequence is MKGHVKDVILHRFNMPKKMLLRHLHPLVISFKLGISFSATKTANDSQSKTSKNGRT
- the LOC113325209 gene encoding ankyrin repeat-containing protein BDA1-like, encoding MERKLYEASMRGDVTSLKELLEEDPMLLIRVIISFEYENPLGIAAMCGHVEFAAQILRMKPELATHSDQKGLCPLHLAAQGNSVSMVKVLIEANPDVCGFTDQDGRRPLHLAAMKDRTEIVKILIQKQPKAIQMLSEYRSETILHLCVKHNGLDALKLLVDKLRNQHVNEESIFLASEGENKGSISVNSKDADGNTILHLAVARRNMKIIKYLLNSDTGLVEQNAVNNKGFTAMDILIKSDQRELKDMEVQDILREAGVLQSDVLQQFTGSQQDDQLPENRPKDEINITKGKYKLDEKYEAWLKDNKNSLMVVSSLIATMAFQGALNPPGGVWQETKELHNDGSITAVDPNYSVTANISEYRSLIDPDFLGYLYAGSAVMSLEHMVAYIFYMIFISLGFFAAMCVIFLLLSGFHFKRKILGRFFVRLLIAVLWSVVTFMTIAYFLSLQAFVPPGRYDVRQVLVFFNTEAFGIALFAWLGLMGLIMFVHIIRFIIWLLRKLRILKKRDAESG